Genomic segment of Xanthobacter dioxanivorans:
GAGATCGGTGGTGGATTCGCCCGGCCCTGCCGCAGAATAGGCATAGGCCGCCACGGCGCGGGAGGATTGCGCCCCGCACAGCAGCCGGCGGGTCTCCGCCTTGCCGATGGTGATGTTGCTGGCCGACAGGTTGAGCAGCACCTCCGCCCCGGCCATTGCCGCCCGTGTGGAGGGCGGCAAGGGTACCCAGATGTCCTCGCAGATCTCCACATGGAAGGTGACGGGCACCGGACCTTCCGAGCGGAACAGCAGGTCGACGCCGAACGGCACCGCGCCACCGGCAAGCACGATCTGCCCGCCGCGCTCCCCGCCGCCGGGCGTGAAGTGCCGGCGTTCGTAGAACTCGCGGTAATTGGGAAGGTAGCTCTTCGGCACCACACCGAGCACTGCACCGCGATGGATCACCACCGCGGTGTTGAACAGGCGGCCGCGATGACGCAGCGGCGCGCCGACCACCAGCACCGGATCGAGCGTCCGCGATGCCTCGACGAGGTGCGCGATGGCTGCCTCCACCGCATCGAGGAGGGTCGCCTGGAACAGCAGGTCGTCGATGGCGTAGGAGGACAGCCCCAGCTCGGGGAAGAGCATGATGGCGGTTCCCGCCTCATGCCCTCGCTCGGCAAGTTCCAGGGTGCGGGCCACGGCAAACGCAGGGTCCGCCACCGCTGCGCGGGGAACGCAGGAGGCGATGCGCAGGAATTCGTGGCGATACAGGCAGCTGAAGTCTCTCATGCCATCGCGTCGTGCTGGTGCGGGTCCATGCGCGCGGTGCCCGGTCGGCGGCCTTGCGCGTGTGTTTCCTGTTGGCGCAGGTGTCGCGATACATACAGCCGCGCGCCACGGACGTCGCGGGTCCAGACCGTTTTCATCTCACATTTATTCGCCCGGCCGCACCTTCCGCGGGACATCCCCCCAAGGCGCGGCGGATGCGCGCAATCGCTGCAGAGGCACGGTCCATTCCGCTGTCGACGGACGCCATCCCATGGAATACTCCAGAGCGGGAAGGCGGGGAGCCTGCCTCGTCGTTGTCCGGCTCGCGGCCGCAAATGGGGGAATTCATGACCTTTAAGCCGCCCTGCCGTGGCATTGTCGCAGCCGTGGCTGCGGTGGCCTTCGCCATCGTGGCTGGCCTCGCGCCATCGCCCGGCCGGACACAGCCGGCCCCCGAGAACAACTGCTTCAACTTCGCCAACCAGATGATCGCGGACAATTTCCGCGGCCAGCAGGCGAAGTGCCCCGACTACCGCAGCGCAAACATGAAGTGGGAATCTCACCTGCAATGGTGCGAGCAGCAGCCCCGCGACCGCGTGGAAAGCCTGAAGGAGACGAGCTCGGCGAAGCTCGACGGCTGCCTGACGAGCGCCCAGGGTGCCGCCGTGCCGCCGGTGGCCCCGGTGCCTGCTCCGCCGGCTGGGCCGGCGAAGGGCAAGTCGTTCCACCTGGTGCCCGCGGGGCGGAGGACGACGTGCCGCTCCTCTGCGTCGACGTCGCCGGCGGCGCGCTGGCGCAGGGCACGCCGGTCCAGTTGTGGAAGTGTCACGGCAAGGCGCCGCAGCTGTTCGGCGTCGACGGCCGGAACGGGCGCATCTACCTTGCGGCGGCGCCTCACCTGTGCGTGGACGGCGTCCCCAATCAGCAGCTCCTGGTGGTTCAGTGCCAGTCGGTGGAAACACAGTGGCGCTACGAGGAGAGGACCAAGACCATCCGCTCGTCGAACGGCATGTGCTGGGATGTCTCCGGCGGTCGCCGGCCGGAAAACATCCGCTCCCGCCGGCCGCTCATCGCCTGGCCGTGCCACAACGGCCCGAACCAGCAGTTCATCTATAACGACTGACGGGCGGAGGCAGCATCCGGCCGGGCTTTCGGTGACCCGTCTTTCTCCAGGTCGGCGGTGTCCGCCGCCTTATCGAGGTCGATGGCGCTGACCCGATTGCGACCTGAGTTCTTGGCCTGATAGAGCGCAATATCCGAGCGCTGGATGAGATCCTCCAGCGCAGCTGGCGACGATGCCGTGGCCACCCCGATGCTCACGGTGACGCGCGGCTCCGCGCCATCACCCGCGAGGAAACGCGCGGCCTCCACCCGGGAGCGGATACCTTCAGCGACCCGTACCGCCCCTTCCTGCGTGGTCGCCGGCAGCACGACGACGAACTCCTCGCCGCCAAACCGCGCCGTGAA
This window contains:
- a CDS encoding RICIN domain-containing protein; the encoded protein is MPLLCVDVAGGALAQGTPVQLWKCHGKAPQLFGVDGRNGRIYLAAAPHLCVDGVPNQQLLVVQCQSVETQWRYEERTKTIRSSNGMCWDVSGGRRPENIRSRRPLIAWPCHNGPNQQFIYND